The following are encoded in a window of Cucurbita pepo subsp. pepo cultivar mu-cu-16 chromosome LG12, ASM280686v2, whole genome shotgun sequence genomic DNA:
- the LOC111807083 gene encoding uncharacterized protein LOC111807083, translated as MVKAGGTLTKLKSAIKRWPSISKLGRSSSSVSVAAVSDGANIVEDISKELHTVYVGKSRRPYFVSLDVIAHPLFQELVDKSASDNDGAVVVSCEVVMFEHLLWMLENAATQLGSTEELVEXPILF; from the coding sequence ATGGTCAAAGCTGGAGGAACTCTCACCAAGCTCAAGTCCGCCATTAAACGATGGCCCTCGATCTCCAAGCTCGGTCGGAGCTCTAGCTCCGTGTCGGTTGCTGCCGTGAGCGACGGTGCCAATATCGTCGAGGACATCTCTAAGGAGCTTCACACAGTCTACGTCGGTAAGTCTCGACGTCCGTATTTCGTCAGCTTAGATGTCATAGCACACCCTCTATTTCAAGAGTTGGTTGATAAGTCAGCGTCTGACAATGACGGTGCTGTGGTCGTCTCTTGTGAAGTGGTCATGTTTGAACATTTGTTGTGGATGTTGGAAAATGCCGCAACCCAATTGGGGTCGACGGAGGAACTCGTTGAATNtcccattttattttaa
- the LOC111807303 gene encoding dnaJ homolog subfamily B member 6-like, whose amino-acid sequence MIVPIRRLTGLDFCKPNQPELCFEGRDMAGENHKNDDLYAVLGLKKECTEAELRNAYKKLAMIWHPDRCSALRDSKFVEEAKKKFQAIQQAYSVLSDANKRLLYDVGVYDSDDDDNDMGDFLTEMVAMMDQTKPSENGEESFEKLQELFQEMFDDDEEEDGLGPNSPTRYFSSSLSSSYSECSSSGNNKRNSSDMNNVNSFQSFSMGSGGGGGGGGGGGNKGRNWRRKR is encoded by the exons ATGATCGTTCCGATTCGTCGTTTAACAGGTTTGGATTTCTGTAAACCGAACCAACCTGAGCTCTGTTTTGAAGGAAGAGATATGGCGGGTGAGAATCACAAAAACGACGATCTGTATGCCGTTTTGGGGCTGAAGAAGGAATGCACCGAAGCGGAGCTTCGGAATGCGTATAAGAAACTTGCTATG ATATGGCATCCGGATCGGTGTTCGGCGTTGAGAGATTCCAAGTTCGTGGAAGAAGCTAAGAAGAAATTCCAAGCTATACAGCAAGCCTATTCTG TTTTATCGGACGCGAACAAACGGCTGTTGTACGACGTTGGAGTTTATGAcagtgatgatgatgataac GATATGGGTGACTTCTTGACCGAAATGGTTGCCATGATGGACCAAACTAAGCCTAGC GAGAACGGAGAAGAAAGTTTTGAGAAACTTCAGGAACTATTCCAAGAAATGTTCGACGATGACGAGGAGGAGGACGGTTTGGGACCGAATTCACCGACAAGATATTTCTCGTCCTCATTGTCCTCGTCGTACTCCGAATGTTCCAGTTCCGGCAACAACAAGCGAAACTCGTCGGATATGAACAACGTGAACTCATTCCAAAGCTTCTCCATGGGG agtggaggaggcggcggcggcggcggcggcggcggcaacAAGGGCAGGAATTGGCGGAGGAAACGgtag